The following proteins are co-located in the Megalobrama amblycephala isolate DHTTF-2021 linkage group LG12, ASM1881202v1, whole genome shotgun sequence genome:
- the rnf165b gene encoding E3 ubiquitin-protein ligase RNF165 isoform X2, with the protein MVLVHVGYLVLPVFGSVRNRGSHFNRHQHSHATSCRHFHVGPQAQIPVDFPMPHPGQSQTGMSHHLGPAHQPAAALHPPLNHIPAPPFQDIPAPPFLPQALHQQYLIQQQILEAQHRRILPQPRHAPDRTLPHPQTLRPPYEYPPSFHIPPPPPVPQQPRYLAEGTDWDLSVDPGLPQYHVSPLTQHYQHYLTSPRLHHFPRNTTSAQVVVHEIRNYPYPQLHLLALQGLSPSRHASAVRESYEELLQLEDRLGNVNRGAVQTTIERFTFPHKYKKRRPLELKIGMDEEELDTDEKCTICLSMLEDGEDVRRLPCMHLFHQACVDQWLATNKKCPICRVDIETQLSPDS; encoded by the exons GATCTCATTTTAACAGGCATCAGCACAGTCATGCTACCTCTTGCCGGCATTTCCACGTAGGCCCGCAGGCCCAGATCCCTGTTGATTTCCCAATGCCCCATCCAGGACAATCTCAGACGGGAATGAGCCATCACCTCGGCCCCGCGCACCAGCCAGCTGCGGCGTTGCATCCCCCTCTCAACCACATACCAGCGCCACCGTTCCAGGACATCCCGGCCCCGCCCTTCCTACCTCAGGCTTTACACCAGCAATACCTCATCCAGCAGCAGATCCTGGAGGCCCAGCACAGGAGGATACTTCCACAGCCCAG ACACGCTCCAGACAGAACCCTTCCCCATCCACAGACGCTGCGGCCGCCGTATGAATACCCACCATCCTTTCACATTCCCCCACCGCCGCCGGTCCCGCAGCAGCCGCGCTACCTTGCTGAAGGAACAGACTG GGATCTGAGTGTGGATCCAGGCCTGCCGCAGTACCACGTCTCTCCCCTCACTCAGCATTATCAGCATTACCTGACCTCTCCACGACTGCATCACTTCCCCAGGAACACCACCTCGGCACAAGTG GTTGTCCATGAGATCAGAAATTACCCATATCCTCAGTTACACCTTCTGGCTCTTCAAGGCCTCAGTCCGTCTCGCCACGCGTCTGCGGTGCGGGAGAGTTACGAG GAGCTCCTGCAGTTGGAGGACAGACTGGGCAATGTGAACAGAGGGGCTGTGCAGACCACCATCGAGAGGTTCACCTTTCCTCACAAGTATAAAAAG AGAAGACCTCTAGAGCTGAAGATCGGCATGGATGAAGAGGAGCTCGACACGGATGAGAAATGCACAATATGCCTCTCGATGCTTGAAGACGGAGAGGACGTCAG GAGATTACCCTGCATGCACCTCTTCCATCAGGCTTGTGTTGACCAGTGGCTGGCCACCAATAAGAAGTGTCCCATCTGCAGGGTAGACATTGAGACGCAGTTGTCCCCCGATAGCTGA
- the rnf165b gene encoding E3 ubiquitin-protein ligase RNF165 isoform X1, producing the protein MVLVHVGYLVLPVFGSVRNRGSHFNRHQHSHATSCRHFHVGPQAQIPVDFPMPHPGQSQTGMSHHLGPAHQPAAALHPPLNHIPAPPFQDIPAPPFLPQALHQQYLIQQQILEAQHRRILPQPSRHAPDRTLPHPQTLRPPYEYPPSFHIPPPPPVPQQPRYLAEGTDWDLSVDPGLPQYHVSPLTQHYQHYLTSPRLHHFPRNTTSAQVVVHEIRNYPYPQLHLLALQGLSPSRHASAVRESYEELLQLEDRLGNVNRGAVQTTIERFTFPHKYKKRRPLELKIGMDEEELDTDEKCTICLSMLEDGEDVRRLPCMHLFHQACVDQWLATNKKCPICRVDIETQLSPDS; encoded by the exons GATCTCATTTTAACAGGCATCAGCACAGTCATGCTACCTCTTGCCGGCATTTCCACGTAGGCCCGCAGGCCCAGATCCCTGTTGATTTCCCAATGCCCCATCCAGGACAATCTCAGACGGGAATGAGCCATCACCTCGGCCCCGCGCACCAGCCAGCTGCGGCGTTGCATCCCCCTCTCAACCACATACCAGCGCCACCGTTCCAGGACATCCCGGCCCCGCCCTTCCTACCTCAGGCTTTACACCAGCAATACCTCATCCAGCAGCAGATCCTGGAGGCCCAGCACAGGAGGATACTTCCACAGCCCAG CAGACACGCTCCAGACAGAACCCTTCCCCATCCACAGACGCTGCGGCCGCCGTATGAATACCCACCATCCTTTCACATTCCCCCACCGCCGCCGGTCCCGCAGCAGCCGCGCTACCTTGCTGAAGGAACAGACTG GGATCTGAGTGTGGATCCAGGCCTGCCGCAGTACCACGTCTCTCCCCTCACTCAGCATTATCAGCATTACCTGACCTCTCCACGACTGCATCACTTCCCCAGGAACACCACCTCGGCACAAGTG GTTGTCCATGAGATCAGAAATTACCCATATCCTCAGTTACACCTTCTGGCTCTTCAAGGCCTCAGTCCGTCTCGCCACGCGTCTGCGGTGCGGGAGAGTTACGAG GAGCTCCTGCAGTTGGAGGACAGACTGGGCAATGTGAACAGAGGGGCTGTGCAGACCACCATCGAGAGGTTCACCTTTCCTCACAAGTATAAAAAG AGAAGACCTCTAGAGCTGAAGATCGGCATGGATGAAGAGGAGCTCGACACGGATGAGAAATGCACAATATGCCTCTCGATGCTTGAAGACGGAGAGGACGTCAG GAGATTACCCTGCATGCACCTCTTCCATCAGGCTTGTGTTGACCAGTGGCTGGCCACCAATAAGAAGTGTCCCATCTGCAGGGTAGACATTGAGACGCAGTTGTCCCCCGATAGCTGA